Proteins from a genomic interval of Euleptes europaea isolate rEulEur1 chromosome 18, rEulEur1.hap1, whole genome shotgun sequence:
- the LOC130490708 gene encoding olfactory receptor 6B1-like — MINAMPTRERRNQTDLTKFILLGFNDAPELQIFFFVIFLLIYTVTIAGNLLIVVLIACNQHLHTPMYFFLGNLSCLETFYSTTILPRMITAFLTGDRTIPLWACFLQYYFFGSLVGSECYLLAAMSYDRFLAICKPLRYSVFMDNTLCVQLMMTSCISCFLLNSVTTYLMSRLSFCGPHVLDHFFCDFTPVIMLACEDTQRMEFMAFFLSSLIAFVPFLLTLISYSLIIATILQIPSTTGRQKAFSTCSSHLTVVTVFYGTLVIVYMFPKSDTLKDLNKVFSVFYTVLTPIVNPIVYCLRNREVKEALNKLTSQLCNFFRETWILS; from the coding sequence ATGATAAATGCAATGCCAACCCGAGAAAGGAGGAACCAAACAGATCTCACAAAATTTATCCTCTTGGGATTCAATGATGCGCCTGAATTACAGATATTCTTCTTTGTGATCTTTCTCCTGATCTACACAGTGACGATAGCTGGGAACCTTCTCATAGTGGTGCTTATTGCATGCAATCAGCATCTTCacacccccatgtacttcttcctgggGAATCTTTCATGCCTGGAAACCTTCTACAGCACCACCATTCTACCCAGGATGATCACGGCCTTCTTGACGGGCGACAGAACCATTCCTCTTTGGGCCTGCTTTTTACAATATTATTTCTTTGGCTCTCTAGTGGGTTCAGAGTGTTATCTACTGGCTGCCATGTCTTACGATCGTTTTTTAGCCATTTGCAAGCCACTTCGCTATTCAGTCTTCATGGATAATACACTTTGCGTCCAGCTCATGATGACCTCGTGTATAAGCTGTTTTCTACTTAACTCCGTAACGACATATTTGATGTCTCGGTTATCATTCTGTGGCCCTCATGTACTTGACCATTTCTTTTGTGATTTCACCCCAGTGATAATGCTTGCTTGTGAAGACACCCAGAGGATGGAATTCATGgctttcttcctctcttccctGATAGCTTTTGTTCCATTTCTTTTGACCCTGATTTCTTACAGTTTGATTATCGCCACTATTCTGCAAATTCCCTCCACCACTGGTCGACAGAAGGCCTTTTCCACATGTTCCTCCCACCTTACCGTAGTTACAGTTTTCTATGGGACCCTTGTCATTGTCTACATGTTTCCCAAAAGTGACACACTGAAAGACCTCAACAAAGTATTCTCTGTGTTTTACACGGTTTTAACTCCCATTGTCAATCCCATTGTTTACTGTTTGAGAAACAGAGAAGTAAAAGAGGCTTTGAATAAGCTTACCAGTCAATTGTGTAATTTTTTTAGGGAGACATGGATCCTGTCATAG
- the LOC130490707 gene encoding olfactory receptor 6B1-like — MAGNLLIIVLVAADWHLHTPMYFLLGNLSCLETCYVSTIWPRMLDSFLTRNRSMWVNSCFVQLYFFGGLATAECYLLAAMSYDRYLAICKPLHYATLMDVRFCLQLASGSWIIGFMVNSVTTYFMTHLVFCGPNIIDHFFCDFSPLLQLSCSSTLNTQLLIFILSALFGLFPFLLTLISYSCIIDTILKIPSSVGRKKAFSTCSSHLTVVTLFYGTIIIVYVVPKNNMLRELNKVFSVFYTLLTPLVNPFVYSLRNKDIKQALKKTVRHCVGSS, encoded by the coding sequence ATGGCTGGGAACCTGCTGATCattgtcttagttgcagctgatTGGCATCTTCACACCCCCATGTATTTCCTCCTGGGAAATCTGTCTTGCTTAGAGACTTGCTACGTCTCCACCATTTGGCCCCGGATGCTCGACAGTTTCCTGACTAGGAACCGATCCATGTGGGTGAATTCATGTTTTGTGCAATTATATTTCTTTGGGGGCTTGGCTACAGCAGAATGTTATCTCCTTGCAGCCATGTCTTATGATCGTTACCTAGCAATATGCAAACCATTGCATTATGCAACACTTATGGATGTCAGATTCTGCTTGCAGTTAGCGAGTGGTTCTTGGATCATTGGGTTCATGGTCAACTCAGTAACAACCTATTTTATGACTCACTTGGTATTCTGTGGGCCTAACATCATtgaccatttcttctgtgatttTTCACCACTACTTCAACTgtcctgcagcagcaccctcaacACCCAGCTGCTGATCTTTATTCTGTCAGCTCTGTTTGGATTGTTCCCTTTTCTTTTAACCCTCATTTCCTACAGCTGCATCATAGATaccattttaaaaatcccatccTCTGTTGGGAGGAAGAAGGCATTTTCTACCTGCTCATCGCATCTCACTGTGGTTACTCTCTTTTATGGAACTATAATAATTGTTTATGTGGTACCCAAAAACAACATGCTCAGAGAACTGAACAAGGTCTTCTCAGTCTTCTACACTCTCTTGACTCCCTTGGTAAACCCTTTTGTGTACAGTCTGAGAAATAAAGACATTAAACAAGCTTTGAAAAAAACTGTCCGACATTGTGTTGGTTCATCATAA
- the LOC130490706 gene encoding olfactory receptor 10A4-like, translating into MQLLENKEPRNDTNITEFILLGFGSHQVLQILLFLLFLLIYIATLTGNILIVLLVATDKHLHTPMYFFLGNLSFLETCSSTNILPRMLSSFLTGKKTISVSECFLQHYFFGFFGAAECCLLSAMSYDRYLAICKPLHYVNMMNDKLCLQLIAGSWFNGFLANTLSLTFVLKLVFCGPHKIDHFFCDTFPIIELSCSDTHIFKLYMYILCSIFTFPPFILTLTSYIFIIEAIMKIPSTEGKQKAFSTCSSHLFVVTLFYGTLMSVYVVPNTNRMKGLQKFFSVFYTILTPMLNPIIYSLRNKEVKNALSRFLSCLLVPPQKPNHI; encoded by the coding sequence ATGCAGTTACTAGAAAATAAAGAACCAAGAAATGACACTAATATAACTGAATTTATTCTGCTGGGATTTGGGAGTCACCAGGTCCTTCagattcttcttttcctgctgttccTCCTTATCTACATTGCGACTTTGACTGGGAACATCCTCATTGTCCTGCTAGTTGCAACTGACAAACACCTTCacacccccatgtacttcttccttgGCAACCTCTCCTTCTTGGAGACTTGCAGCAGCACAAATATCTTGCCCAGAATGTTGTCTAGTTTCCttacaggaaagaagaccatTTCAGTCAGTGAGTGCTTTCTGCAACATTATTTCTTTGGTTTTTTTGGAGCTGCAGAATGCTGCCTCTTATCTGCAATGTCCTATGATCGGTACTTAGCTATATGCAAACCGTTGCATTATGTCAACATGATGAATGACAAGTTgtgtctccagctgatagctgGCTCTTGGTTTAATGGTTTCCTGGCAAATACTCTGTCATTAACCTTTGTGCTGAAGCTAGTTTTTTGTGGACCCCACAAAATCGACCATTTCTTTTGTGATACCTTTCCAATCATAGAACTATCGTGTAGTGACACTCACATATTTaaactgtatatgtatatattatgcTCTATATTTACCTTCCCCCCATTTATATTGACCCTAACATCATATATTTTCATCATTGAAGCAATAATGAAAATCCCTTCCACTGAAGGGAAGCAAAAGGCATTTTCCACCTGTTCATCCCATCTCTTTGTTGTCACCCTTTTCTATGGCACACTGATGAGTGTCTATGTGGTTCCCAACACCAATAGAATGAAGGGCCTTCAAAAATTCTTCTCTGTCTTCTACACCATTTTGACCCCCATGCTCAACCCCATCATATATAGTCTGAGAAATAAAGAGGTGAAGAATGCCTTGAGTAGATTTTTATCATGTCTGTTGGTTCCACCTCAAAAGCCGAATCATATATAG
- the LOC130490705 gene encoding olfactory receptor 11A1-like: protein MQPIASGQWRNQTVVTVFILLGFGELPQLHILFFLVFLAIYLMTMTGNILIVLLVVADHHLHTPMYFFLGNLSCLEICYTSTVIPRILGSFLTGDKTISIIGCLAQLYSFGILAATECYLLAVMSYDRYIAVCKPLHYSVFMNTRISIQLATYSWGSGFLGSTVVIALTSNLSFCKSNEIDHFFCDFPPLIKLACSDTSLAEIALSVVCSIISVFPTALTLTSYICIINAILRIPTNTGKQKAFSTCSSHLIVVTIFYGSLLAVYLVPSSKNLNKIISVFYTLLTPLFNPLIYTLRNKEVNRALRKYLNKLISFT from the coding sequence ATGCAACCCATTGCAAGTGGACAATGGAGAAACCAAACTGTTGTCACCGTATTCATCCTCCTGGGATTTGGGGAACTCCCACAACTTCACATTCTTTTTTTCCTAGTGTTTCTGGCCATCTACCTCATGACCATGACTGGAAACATCCTCATTGTTCTGCTTGTGGTGGCTGATCATCACCTTCATactcccatgtacttcttcttgGGAAACTTGTCGTGTCTGGAGATATGTTACACGTCTACTGTTATCCCTCGGATTTTGGGCAGCTTTCTGACTGGAGACAAAACCATTTCCATTATTGGATGTCTGGCTCAGTTGTATAGCTTTGGCATCTTGGCAGCCACTGAATGTTATCTGTTAGCTGTGATGTCTTATGATCGATATATAGCAGTATGCAAACCACTTCATTATTCAGTTTTTATGAATACCAGGATTTCTATCCAGCTAGCTACATATTCCTGGGGGAGTGGCTTCCTGGGCAGCACTGTAGTCATTGCATTAACATCTAATTTGTCTTTTTGCAAATCCAATGAAATCGATCATTTCTTTTGCGATTTCCCACCCCTGATCAAGCTTGCTTGCAGTGATACAAGTCTTGCAGAAATAGCACTATCTGTGGTTTGTAGCATTATATCGGTATTCCCCACTGCCTTAACTCTGACCTCTTACATTTGTATCATCAATGCCATCCTGAGAATTCCAACAAATACAGGGAAGCAAAAGGCCTTTTCCACCTGTTCCTCTCACCTAATAGTTGTTACTATATTTTATGGAAGTCTCCTTGCTGTATACTTGGTTCCTTCTTCCAAGAACTTGAACAAAATCATCTCGGTCTTCTATACTCTTCTGACACCGTTATTTAACCCACTCATCTACACCCTAAGAAATAAAGAAGTGAACAGGGCCTTGAGAAAATATCTCAATAAATTAATCTCTTTCACTTGA